The Arachis duranensis cultivar V14167 chromosome 9, aradu.V14167.gnm2.J7QH, whole genome shotgun sequence genomic sequence CACTCCGAGTCTCCATCCACGAACTCTCTAATCTcgcctcctcctcctccctctCCGTTGACTGCAGGGAGCTCGTGGATGACGCCGTCTCCCGCCTCAACGACTCCCTCTCGAAGGTGGAAGCGGCACCAAAGGGGCTGACGGAGGCGGAGATGGCGGACGCGCGCACGTGGGTGAGCGCCGCCTTGACAGACCAGCAGACGTGCCTGGATGGACTGGAGGAGATTGGGTCCTCCAACGCTTCGGAGGTGAAGACCAAGATTGAGAGGTGCGGTGAGTACACCAGCAATACCTTGGCCATTCTtgccaattttaaaatatcttagcTTGAGCTTGATGCTGATTTTATTCATATAGTTATGTGTGCAATGTTAAACCAGTAAATGACAGATATGATTAATAATCACTGATCCGGTGAACCTAAAGAAGGGTGGAAACTCTTGTGTTTATAGCTGAGAattattagatgatttgacaaaataaaaaaaacatgaattaaagTATGTTGCGGATGGGTTAGGAATTTTGAGCAATGAATGCTGCTGTCTTGTGCCTAAATGTGTAACTGTATTAAAAGTTGAGTATATTATGATCGCTGTGACAATTACAAATGGTTGTGGATCTAAgttattattatgttatgttTGTATATTCAGACTTCGGACCTTCGTATATATGTTTTGCAATATGCCAAATATAGTATCCTAAACCCCCAAATGGCCAAATCCAATATTTGAGCATTGGATCAACTTTCTCGGGTAGTGATTAATGTTGTCTTGTAATAGTTACCCagaatcagaggtggaatataTATCTAATATCTTTGCAGTTGCAGCTAAAGAGGATGTTCTTAATCTCCGCTCATTAAAATTAGTTACCTTTGGGGAAGCCTTCTTTCTCTCAACAAGGgtggttatttttttattgttggttAGCTGTGAATGTATATCAAGATTGGTGGCAGATTACGTTCTATTCGCCATGACTCAGTCTTCATTCTTCAATGGCCCCTTGAATTGGACACGCGCAAAGACATTTCTACTAGTCCTGACGTgtcaaatttaaaacaaaaaactgaATAAAGTATGTTTTTCCccctaatatttttaaagtattttaaggatatatattttaaaaatagttatgTTAGGTAATCAATAACTTTTTTGAATAACAtgaataattatcaatcaaattaaaatatactacaCCTCCAAATTATCCACTTTatgtttagtattttcattgtctacctatgttttttctttaaaaatataatatgctTGTCAAACATTAATATACTTcatagaagatagaaaaaaaaaacaaagaaagtagataaacagaaaagtagaaaaaataaaaaaacagaacaTAAACAGAGAAATACAAGAATAAAgcataatacaaaaaatatgcaACAAAAAATAATGAGCACACAAGAATAATACATATCAGTCCTAATGCAGGTAATGAGTTTACGTGTCAGTTTACATTCTGAAGTtcgataatttttaatatttttgatatatttaatatattaaaaacgtaaaaaaaaattaatttttacactattttttgtaaaataatttttttatgatatgttTAACTTATGTTTTTATGACATAAGTTagtaagattttatttttaaatacaaattagTGTATATTATTTCTGTATGCCGTATgagataatacataaaattatataaaattttttattcaaaaattaaaatatatatatagtaattattataaatattttataacttaaaaatattaaaaataattaatatttattttaattaatttgtattgGTTGAATGGTAATCTTATTTGTCcatttaagtaaatatttgGAGTTCGAATATCGTTTTGTGTGTGTAACAATCCATGTTAGCGATAGATATAACACCTTAACTAATGAACCCATTATGCCTAGGTCATAATCGGCTATCAATAATATTAACAATACATAAATAAGAGCTTGTgagtcaaatttttttttttataccagaataaaattgataaaatagaATTAGCATGAATAgatgaatgaaaatatttaaataagaatCTTGAATTCGATTAATACGAATTACACAATGTCACAATACATAATGATTATCCAAAATCGAAATACGTACGTTAGTTGACGACAGTCCTAACTTCTTGAACCTTTTTCTTAGGCTAATTCAAGTCTCAATCAATTTCTCTCCAATCCAAGTTTTAACCAATGCTATTCAATCTAATTTCATTCAATTCGCACAATATTCATACTAAGGTTttgcataaattttgaaaaaatagaaggaaagagCTCCCTTACCTCAGTCCACATGAACATAGGTTAAAACTTTGCTAGAATTTGAGCTTGACCTTTGCTTAAAGCATCAAAATCACAAACTTAATACCTCACAACCCCAAAACGAGAAAACAgtgagaaatagaaaaatagaggAAAGTTCTCACAATTACTCACTGCAAAAGTGGTATAGAAACATAGAGGGAGATGAGAGCAACGCGTAGTCGCAAACTGATCGTCGATCAAAGCTCCAGTTTGTAAAAAAAAGtggatttgaaggtgaatgtgAATAGTATTTTaaggtttttcttctcttcctctcctCACTCTCGAGTTCTCTATCTCTTTTGtgggaaaaatgaatgaaaaaatggAATGAAGTCACGTTTTTTACTCCTTAAATAAGgggtatttttgtctttttgtcCATTGGCTCTATTTAGGggcaaaattttaaagatatatGTTCCTACTtgtattctaaatatttttctggttatttttatatttttatttctttcatatGCAGTACCGAACATACTTAAACGtatatagttaattataatgCCGGTACAcgttttttcataaataattgTATTTTCACGCTCTAAATAAATTTTCGAGTTCAAATTTtatctctaaatttttaaattataaaatttaaatttttaactcaGACTATGCGTTTTTAAACACTCAATCTTTtctcaattttaattataaaattggctAGTAAATTTCTCGAATCTTACAGTAGACTCTTAATAAATAGAGCATCAATACGTGGTGGATTAGTCTTCGACCTACAAAGTTAAAAAAtccgtaaaaaaaaattgtatttgtctTTGAAATAGAACAATTTATCATTAACAACAATACTC encodes the following:
- the LOC107464872 gene encoding pectinesterase 3, translating into MDCVKMLKNKGYGKVEEENQSHYVEDQHKHYSKSLIATLSTVALFFLTLLFVLALVRHEPADSATESIRVACNVTRYPNSCFTSLTSFLSNTTTTKAMDPQAILSLSLRVSIHELSNLASSSSLSVDCRELVDDAVSRLNDSLSKVEAAPKGLTEAEMADARTWVSAALTDQQTCLDGLEEIGSSNASEVKTKIERCGEYTSNTLAILANFKIS